In one Lolium rigidum isolate FL_2022 chromosome 3, APGP_CSIRO_Lrig_0.1, whole genome shotgun sequence genomic region, the following are encoded:
- the LOC124694475 gene encoding ALA-interacting subunit 3-like: protein MERGEPRAYDFNWDAIHFDDPDLSSLGEPFTEEEVRNAINQMPGDKASGPDGFTGIFFKKCWDIVKVDVMNVIHLFGGLHAENFHWLNSANIVLLPKKEGAEQIADFRPISLIHAIAKIISKMLALRLAPLMDELVSNAQSAFIKKRSIHDNFLYFKNLATRFHKNKTPALLFKLDIRKAFDTGPSQWVGRLPITHGRGLCQGDPLSPLLFVIATDPLTQILEHARTLGLIHKLRGRGNILRTSLYADDAAVFVAPFKEDIQNFANILNGFGEVTGLCTNFQKSSVVPIRCGHVDLDDVLEERAGDSRKPNKPKYSKFSQQELPACKPVLTPKIVVTVFLLIAFLFIPIGVVTLNASRQVVELVKRYDISCGPTHDKIGFIQNSETEKTCNITLQATKYMKSPILVYYQIGNFYQNHRRYVKSRSEKQLLYKSASHLTKACDPETNTTGGAPIVPCGLVAWSLFNDTFTVEVNGETIEVNKKDIAWKSDKMHKFGNDIYASNFQKGKLIGGAKLNQSIPLSEQEDLIVWMRTAAFPTFRKLYGRIEKDIMENATITVVIQNNYNTYSFGGSKAVVLSTASWIGGRNNFIGIAYLTIGALCLFLAMGFTVLFMVKPRDG from the exons ATGGAGAGAGGCGAGCCAAGAGCTTATGATTTCAATTGGGATGCTATTCATTTTGATGACCCGGACTTGAGTAGCCTCGGGGAGccattcaccgaggaggaggtgcgGAATGCGATCAATCAAATGCCCGGTGATAAGGCGTCGGGACCGGATGGGTTCACGGGCATCTTCTTCAAGAAGTGTTGGGACATTGTCAAAGTCGACGTCATGAACGTCATTCACCTATTTGGGGGCCTCCACGCCGAGAATTTCCATTGGCTTAACTCCGCCAATATTGTCTTGTTGCCCAAGAAGGAGGGGGCGGAGCAAATCGCCGACTTTCGGCCCATAAGCTTAATCCATGCCATCGCCAAGATCATTTCCAAAATGCTTGCACTTCGGCTTGCGCCTCTCATGGATGAGCTTGTCTCCAACGCGCAAAGTGCATTCATCAAGAAAAGGAGTATACATGATAATTTCCTCTATTTCAAGAACCTTGCCACAAGATTCCACAAAAACAAGACCCCGGCTTTGCTTTTCAAGCTTGATATTAGGAAGGCTTTCGACACT GGTCCTTCTCAATGGGTTGGCCGGCTCCCCATTACCCATGGCCGGGGCTTGTGTCAAGGCGACCCCCTCTCCCCGCTCCTCTTCGTAATCGCCACTGACCCGCTCACACAAATATTGGAGCATGCTAGAACCCTCGGCCTCATACATAAACTTCGTGGTCGCGGGAACATCCTTAGGACCTCCTTATATGCGGACGATGCGGCGGTGTTCGTGGCCCCCTTCAAGGAGGACATCCaaaattttgcaaatatcctCAACGGCTTCGGCGAGGTGACCGGCCTTTGTACCAACTTCCAGAAAAGCTCCGTTGTTCCTATCCGGTGTGGCCATGTGGACCTTGATGATGTGCTTGAAG AACGGGCTGGCGACTCAAGGAAACCGAATAAGCCGAAAT ATTCCAAATTTTCACAGCAGGAGCTTCCAGCATGCAAGCCAGTACTGACACCTAAAATT GTCGTTACTGTCTTCTTGCTAATTGCGTTCCTATTCATTCCAATTGGGGTTGTGACTCTGAATGCATCACGACAG GTTGTCGAACTGGTGAAGAGATATGATATAAGCTGTGGGCCCACGCATGACAAGATCGGGTTCATTCAGAATTCCGAGACTGAAAAAACATGCAATATCACACTGCAG GCGACTAAATACATGAAGAGTCCAATCCTTGTATATTACCAGATTGGCAACTTCTATCAAAACCATCGAAG GTATGTGAAAAGTCGAAGTGAGAAACAACTCCTGTACAAGAGTGCTTCCCATTTGACAAAAGCATGTGATCCTGAAACTAATACCACTGGTGGTGCTCCAATTGTTCcatgtggccttgttgcttggagTCTATTCAACGACACATTCACAGTTGAGGTCAATGGGGAGACTATTGAAGTAAATAAAAAGGATATAGCTTGGAAAAGTGACAAGATGCATAAATTCGGCAATGACATCTATGCTAGTAACTTCCAGAAGGGAAAACTCATAGGTGGTGCTAAGCTAAACCAGAGCATACCA TTAAGTGAGCAAGAAGATCTCATTGTTTGGATGCGAACAGCTGCCTTCCCAACTTTCAGAAAGCTATATGGCAGAATTGAGAAAGATATCATGGAGAATGCTACAATAACTGTGGTTATACAAAATAACTATAACACATATAGCTTTGGAGGATCAAAAGCGGTGGTCCTTTCTACTGCATCTTGGATTGGAGGAAGAAATAATTTCATTGGTATTGCGTATCTGACTATTGGTGCTTTATGCCTTTTCCTTGCTATGGGCTTTACAGTTCTGTTCATGGTTAAGCCAAG AGATGGATAG